One window of the Streptomyces sp. NBC_00259 genome contains the following:
- a CDS encoding DUF3052 domain-containing protein, with amino-acid sequence MSATADHAEERTNPAARLGFEPGQVVQEIGYDDDVEHELREGIEAVIGQEIVDEDYDDVADVVLLWFRDEDGDLTDALVDAIGLVDDGGVVWLMTPKTGRDGYVEPSDINEASQTAGLSQTKSVNAGKDWTGSRLVTPKAKR; translated from the coding sequence GTGAGCGCGACCGCGGACCACGCGGAGGAGCGGACCAACCCGGCTGCAAGGCTGGGGTTCGAGCCCGGACAGGTGGTCCAGGAGATCGGCTATGACGATGACGTCGAGCACGAGCTCCGTGAGGGCATTGAGGCCGTGATCGGCCAGGAAATCGTCGACGAGGACTACGACGACGTCGCTGACGTCGTCCTGCTGTGGTTCCGTGACGAGGACGGCGACCTTACGGATGCGCTCGTGGACGCCATCGGTCTGGTCGACGACGGCGGAGTGGTCTGGCTCATGACGCCTAAGACCGGCCGTGACGGCTACGTCGAGCCCAGTGACATCAACGAGGCCTCCCAGACGGCGGGCCTTTCGCAGACGAAGAGCGTCAACGCGGGCAAGGACTGGACCGGTAGCAGGCTGGTCACGCCCAAGGCCAAGCGCTGA